From Triticum urartu cultivar G1812 chromosome 2, Tu2.1, whole genome shotgun sequence, a single genomic window includes:
- the LOC125538161 gene encoding 60S ribosomal protein L5-1-like has product MVFVKNQKTRAYSKRFQVKFKRRRQGKTDYRARLRLTNQDKNKYNTPKYRFVVRFTNKDVTAQIVYATIAGDIVMAAAYSHELPRYGLEVGLTNYAAAYCTGLLLARRVLKCRDLDQEYEGNVEATGEDFSVEPADERRPFRALLDVGLIRTTTGNRVFGALKGALDGGLDIPHSDKRFAGFKKDEKQLDAEIHRKYIYGGHVADYMKSLADEEPEKYQSHFSEYIKKGIEIDDMEALYKKVHAAIRADPTVAKSTKEPPKTHKRYNPKKLTYEQRKANLVERLNALNSSAGADVDEDDDE; this is encoded by the exons ATG GTGTTTGTGAAGAACCAGAAGACCAGGGCCTACTCCAAGCGGTTCCAAGTGAAGTTCAAGAGAAGGAGAC AGGGGAAGACCGATTACAGGGCCAGGCTCAGGCTCACTAACCAAGATAAGAACAAGTACAACACGCCCAAGTACCGGTTTGTTGTAAGATTT ACCAACAAAGATGTCACTGCGCAAATTGTGTACGCTACCATTGCTGGTGATATTGTGATGGCTGCTGCCTATTCCCATGAGCTTCCTCGGTATGGTCTTGAAGTTGGCCTCACCAATTATGCTGCAG CGTACTGCACTGGTCTGCTTTTGGCCCGCCGTGTGCTCAAGTGCCGTGATTTGGATCAGGAATATGAGGGCAATGTTGAG GCCACCGGGGAGGACTTCTCTGTTGAGCCAGCTGATGAGAGGAGGCCTTTCCGCGCGCTCTTGGATGTCGGCCTTATTAGGACCACTACTGGAAACCGTGTGTTTGGTGCCCTCAAG GGAGCTTTGGATGGTGGTCTTGATATTCCGCACAGTGACAAGAGATTTGCTGGCTTCAAGAAGGATGAGAAGCAGCTGGACGCTGAGATTCACCGCAAATACATCTATGGAGGGCATGTTGCTGACTACATGAAG TCACTGGCTGATGAGGAGCCTGAGAAGTACCAATCTCACTTCAGTGAGTACATCAAGAAGGGGATTGAGATTGATGACATGGAAGCACTGTACAAGAAGGTTCATGCTGCTATTCGTGCTGATCCTACCGTGGCAAAATCAACCAAGGAACCTCCAAAGACGCACAAGAG GTACAATCCCAAGAAGCTGACCTACGAGCAGAGGAAGGCCAATCTCGTGGAGCGGCTCAACGCCCTCAACTCATCTGCTGGTGCTGATGTcgatgaggacgacgacgaaTGA